A window of the Pseudomonas sp. B21_DOA genome harbors these coding sequences:
- a CDS encoding chemotaxis protein CheY has translation MSNKALRILIADPQHFHRMKIERLFNALGYYRVAPVQTLGELLTLVDYGCEPFDVLVINAELAAGSLDLLGFLLDNPQVRHALIYNEQSAPLQALAGFAQESAQISPTPLPNLQLIGQVMARVEARDERQAPPDSHASLRHANA, from the coding sequence ATGAGCAACAAAGCGTTGCGCATCCTGATCGCCGACCCGCAGCATTTTCATCGCATGAAAATCGAGCGCCTGTTCAACGCGCTCGGCTACTACCGCGTCGCCCCGGTGCAGACTCTCGGCGAATTGTTGACCCTGGTCGACTACGGCTGCGAGCCGTTCGATGTGCTCGTGATCAATGCCGAACTGGCGGCAGGCTCTCTCGATCTGCTGGGCTTTCTGCTCGATAACCCACAGGTTCGCCACGCTCTGATCTACAACGAGCAATCAGCACCGTTGCAGGCACTTGCAGGTTTTGCTCAGGAAAGCGCGCAGATCAGCCCGACGCCATTGCCCAATTTACAGCTCATCGGGCAGGTGATGGCGAGAGTCGAAGCTCGCGACGAACGCCAGGCGCCGCCTGACTCTCACGCGTCATTGCGCCATGCCAATGCATAA